The following coding sequences are from one Acipenser ruthenus chromosome 7, fAciRut3.2 maternal haplotype, whole genome shotgun sequence window:
- the slc25a28 gene encoding mitoferrin-2 isoform X2 — MQSLQPEPAARYRNVMDALRRIVRTEGIWRPMRGLNVTATGAGPAHALYFACYEKLKKTLGDIIHPGANSHVANGAAGCVATLLHDAMMNPAEVVKQRMQMYNSPYRSVLDCMRAVWLKEGAAAFYRSYTTQLTMNIPFQALHFMTYEYLQETLNPHRQYNPTSHMVSGALAGAVAAAATTPLDVCKTLLNTQESLVLHSLNVSGHISGLAHAFRTVYRLGGVPAYFKGVQARIIYQMPSTAIAWTVYEFFKYFITEHQHAKRKAQRESEK; from the exons ATGCAGAGCTTGCAGCCCGAGCCAGCAGCGCGCTACCGGAACGTGATGGACGCTCTGCGGCGCATTGTGCGGACAGAGGGAATCTGGCGGCCCATGCGGGGGTTAAATGTCACAGCAACAGGGGCAGGCCCTGCCCACGCTCTCTACTTTGCCTGTTATGAGAAGCTGAAAAAGACACTGGGAGACATCATCCACCCTGGGGCAAACAGCCATGTGGCTAACG GTGCTGCTGGGTGTGTCGCCACATTACTTCATGATGCAATGATGAACCCAGCTGAAG TGGTGAAGCAGAGGATGCAGATGTACAACTCGCCTTACCGCAGCGTTTTAGACTGTATGAGGGCGGTGTGGCTGAAGGAGGGTGCGGCCGCGTTCTACCGCAGCTACACCACCCAGCTCACCATGAACATCCCCTTCCAGGCCCTGCACTTCATGACCTACGAGTACCTGCAGGAGACGCTCAACCCTCACAGACAGTACAACCCCACCTCACACATGGTGTCTGGAGCACTTGCAGGGGCTGTGGCTGCCGCAGCCACCACCCCGCTGGACGTTTGCAAGACGCTCCTGAACACCCAGGAGTCTCTGGTCCTGCACTCCCTCAACGTGAGCGGACACATCTCGGGCCTGGCCCATGCCTTCCGGACGGTTTACAGGCTTGGGGGGGTCCCGGCTTACTTCAAGGGGGTGCAGGCCAGGATCATCTACCAAATGCCTTCCACGGCCATTGCCTGGACTGTCTATGAGTTCTTCAAATACTTCATCACCGAGCACCAACATGCGAAGCGAAAAGCACAGCGGGAGAGTGAAAAATAA
- the slc25a28 gene encoding mitoferrin-2 isoform X3: MWLTILHSSACHIASGAAGCVATLLHDAMMNPAEVVKQRMQMYNSPYRSVLDCMRAVWLKEGAAAFYRSYTTQLTMNIPFQALHFMTYEYLQETLNPHRQYNPTSHMVSGALAGAVAAAATTPLDVCKTLLNTQESLVLHSLNVSGHISGLAHAFRTVYRLGGVPAYFKGVQARIIYQMPSTAIAWTVYEFFKYFITEHQHAKRKAQRESEK, from the exons ATGTGGCTAACG atactgcACAGTTCCGCTTGCCACATCGCGTCag GTGCTGCTGGGTGTGTCGCCACATTACTTCATGATGCAATGATGAACCCAGCTGAAG TGGTGAAGCAGAGGATGCAGATGTACAACTCGCCTTACCGCAGCGTTTTAGACTGTATGAGGGCGGTGTGGCTGAAGGAGGGTGCGGCCGCGTTCTACCGCAGCTACACCACCCAGCTCACCATGAACATCCCCTTCCAGGCCCTGCACTTCATGACCTACGAGTACCTGCAGGAGACGCTCAACCCTCACAGACAGTACAACCCCACCTCACACATGGTGTCTGGAGCACTTGCAGGGGCTGTGGCTGCCGCAGCCACCACCCCGCTGGACGTTTGCAAGACGCTCCTGAACACCCAGGAGTCTCTGGTCCTGCACTCCCTCAACGTGAGCGGACACATCTCGGGCCTGGCCCATGCCTTCCGGACGGTTTACAGGCTTGGGGGGGTCCCGGCTTACTTCAAGGGGGTGCAGGCCAGGATCATCTACCAAATGCCTTCCACGGCCATTGCCTGGACTGTCTATGAGTTCTTCAAATACTTCATCACCGAGCACCAACATGCGAAGCGAAAAGCACAGCGGGAGAGTGAAAAATAA
- the slc25a28 gene encoding mitoferrin-2 isoform X1 translates to MEADGFVRGRRMSAETPGGDSGVTGAGAGAGIRWLGGGFWGVSDGIFGSLSPRVGGDADQALQLQGTLEAADIPDPDYEGLPNGASTSTHMLAGAVAGIMEHCLMYPIDCVKTRMQSLQPEPAARYRNVMDALRRIVRTEGIWRPMRGLNVTATGAGPAHALYFACYEKLKKTLGDIIHPGANSHVANGAAGCVATLLHDAMMNPAEVVKQRMQMYNSPYRSVLDCMRAVWLKEGAAAFYRSYTTQLTMNIPFQALHFMTYEYLQETLNPHRQYNPTSHMVSGALAGAVAAAATTPLDVCKTLLNTQESLVLHSLNVSGHISGLAHAFRTVYRLGGVPAYFKGVQARIIYQMPSTAIAWTVYEFFKYFITEHQHAKRKAQRESEK, encoded by the exons ATGGAAGCAGACGGTTTTGTGAGGGGACGCCGGATGTCAGCTGAGACACCCGGAGGGGACAGCGGGGTCACAGGCGCGGGAGCCGGCGCAGGGATTCGGTGGCTTGGCGGTGGGTTCTGGGGAGTTTCGGACGGAATATTTGGAAGTCTGTCGCCGCGGGTCGGAGGGGACGCCGACCAGGCTTTGCAGCTGCAGGGCACTCTGGAGGCCGCAGATATCCCCGACCCAGATTACGAGGGTCTGCCGAATGGAGCCTCCACAAGCACCCACATGTTAGCTGGAGCTGTGGCCGGCATCATGGAACATTGTCTGATGTATCCTATCGACTGCGTGAAG ACGCGAATGCAGAGCTTGCAGCCCGAGCCAGCAGCGCGCTACCGGAACGTGATGGACGCTCTGCGGCGCATTGTGCGGACAGAGGGAATCTGGCGGCCCATGCGGGGGTTAAATGTCACAGCAACAGGGGCAGGCCCTGCCCACGCTCTCTACTTTGCCTGTTATGAGAAGCTGAAAAAGACACTGGGAGACATCATCCACCCTGGGGCAAACAGCCATGTGGCTAACG GTGCTGCTGGGTGTGTCGCCACATTACTTCATGATGCAATGATGAACCCAGCTGAAG TGGTGAAGCAGAGGATGCAGATGTACAACTCGCCTTACCGCAGCGTTTTAGACTGTATGAGGGCGGTGTGGCTGAAGGAGGGTGCGGCCGCGTTCTACCGCAGCTACACCACCCAGCTCACCATGAACATCCCCTTCCAGGCCCTGCACTTCATGACCTACGAGTACCTGCAGGAGACGCTCAACCCTCACAGACAGTACAACCCCACCTCACACATGGTGTCTGGAGCACTTGCAGGGGCTGTGGCTGCCGCAGCCACCACCCCGCTGGACGTTTGCAAGACGCTCCTGAACACCCAGGAGTCTCTGGTCCTGCACTCCCTCAACGTGAGCGGACACATCTCGGGCCTGGCCCATGCCTTCCGGACGGTTTACAGGCTTGGGGGGGTCCCGGCTTACTTCAAGGGGGTGCAGGCCAGGATCATCTACCAAATGCCTTCCACGGCCATTGCCTGGACTGTCTATGAGTTCTTCAAATACTTCATCACCGAGCACCAACATGCGAAGCGAAAAGCACAGCGGGAGAGTGAAAAATAA
- the slc25a28 gene encoding mitoferrin-2 isoform X4 — protein sequence MLGAAGCVATLLHDAMMNPAEVVKQRMQMYNSPYRSVLDCMRAVWLKEGAAAFYRSYTTQLTMNIPFQALHFMTYEYLQETLNPHRQYNPTSHMVSGALAGAVAAAATTPLDVCKTLLNTQESLVLHSLNVSGHISGLAHAFRTVYRLGGVPAYFKGVQARIIYQMPSTAIAWTVYEFFKYFITEHQHAKRKAQRESEK from the exons ATGCTGG GTGCTGCTGGGTGTGTCGCCACATTACTTCATGATGCAATGATGAACCCAGCTGAAG TGGTGAAGCAGAGGATGCAGATGTACAACTCGCCTTACCGCAGCGTTTTAGACTGTATGAGGGCGGTGTGGCTGAAGGAGGGTGCGGCCGCGTTCTACCGCAGCTACACCACCCAGCTCACCATGAACATCCCCTTCCAGGCCCTGCACTTCATGACCTACGAGTACCTGCAGGAGACGCTCAACCCTCACAGACAGTACAACCCCACCTCACACATGGTGTCTGGAGCACTTGCAGGGGCTGTGGCTGCCGCAGCCACCACCCCGCTGGACGTTTGCAAGACGCTCCTGAACACCCAGGAGTCTCTGGTCCTGCACTCCCTCAACGTGAGCGGACACATCTCGGGCCTGGCCCATGCCTTCCGGACGGTTTACAGGCTTGGGGGGGTCCCGGCTTACTTCAAGGGGGTGCAGGCCAGGATCATCTACCAAATGCCTTCCACGGCCATTGCCTGGACTGTCTATGAGTTCTTCAAATACTTCATCACCGAGCACCAACATGCGAAGCGAAAAGCACAGCGGGAGAGTGAAAAATAA